A portion of the Nitrospirota bacterium genome contains these proteins:
- a CDS encoding ABC transporter permease, with product MYSIGEGFRKAFQLIFSLDAELLGIVFLSLKVSGLALFVSSVTGISFGAFIGLKQHPENAKVLRALRWLIISLMNTFMGLPPVVLGLFLYLILSRSGPLGFMGLLYSPTAMVIAQGILAFPIIGALSHSAIVSVDPIIRQASMSLGATSSQVTATIIKEVRYGIMSGVIAGFGRVMAEVGAILIVGGNIAGYTRVMTTTIALETDKGNFELALALGIILLILSFAVNMTLYLIQKKGHKIN from the coding sequence ATGTATTCTATAGGAGAGGGTTTTAGAAAGGCATTCCAGCTTATATTCAGCCTCGATGCCGAGTTGTTGGGGATTGTATTTTTATCTCTGAAGGTTTCGGGTCTTGCCCTTTTTGTCAGCTCTGTCACGGGCATCTCGTTTGGTGCCTTCATAGGATTAAAGCAACATCCTGAAAATGCGAAGGTTCTGCGTGCCTTAAGATGGCTAATTATAAGCCTTATGAATACATTTATGGGACTTCCACCCGTTGTGCTTGGGCTTTTTTTGTATCTTATCCTTTCAAGGAGTGGTCCACTGGGGTTTATGGGATTACTTTATAGCCCCACTGCCATGGTTATAGCACAGGGCATCCTCGCATTTCCCATTATAGGAGCACTTTCGCACTCGGCTATCGTAAGCGTCGACCCTATTATAAGGCAGGCATCGATGTCATTGGGTGCAACATCGTCTCAAGTAACTGCCACGATAATTAAGGAGGTACGGTACGGCATAATGTCAGGGGTGATTGCTGGATTTGGAAGGGTAATGGCAGAGGTAGGTGCAATACTCATCGTTGGTGGAAATATCGCAGGCTATACAAGGGTCATGACAACCACGATTGCCCTCGAGACGGATAAGGGGAATTTCGAGCTTGCCCTCGCACTTGGGATTATACTCCTGATACTTTCTTTTGCCGTGAACATGACGCTTTATCTTATTCAGAAGAAAGGTCATAAAATAAATTGA
- a CDS encoding acetate--CoA ligase family protein gives MAKNTFIALKVREFLERHEGSVLLEHELKGLLKDIGLPVPKGIFIGKNGHIPKLSLSYPLVAKVTSSSIISKTEVKGIRLDIKDKEGLNQAVRELLEIKDAEGVLVEEMAKEGLEVIVGGTLDEQFGPVVMFGLGGVFVETFRDISFALSPLNRQDAYELIRQTKGCKLLEGRRGISYDIDALIKIIIAVGKIISSGFIEEIDLNPIRIYKEGAIILDAKTKAKRNRY, from the coding sequence ATGGCTAAAAATACCTTTATAGCTTTAAAGGTAAGGGAATTTCTTGAAAGACATGAAGGATCTGTGCTTCTTGAGCATGAGCTCAAAGGGCTTCTTAAAGACATTGGTCTTCCTGTGCCAAAAGGGATTTTTATTGGTAAAAATGGACATATACCAAAGCTAAGCCTTTCCTATCCACTCGTAGCAAAGGTTACATCATCAAGCATAATCTCAAAAACAGAGGTTAAGGGCATAAGGCTCGATATAAAAGATAAGGAAGGACTTAATCAGGCAGTCAGAGAGCTTCTTGAGATAAAAGATGCAGAGGGTGTTCTCGTAGAGGAGATGGCGAAAGAGGGGTTAGAGGTTATTGTTGGCGGAACCCTCGATGAGCAGTTTGGACCTGTTGTGATGTTTGGCTTGGGAGGAGTGTTTGTCGAGACATTCAGGGATATTTCATTTGCCCTTTCACCCTTGAATAGGCAAGATGCCTATGAGCTTATAAGGCAGACTAAAGGCTGTAAACTCCTTGAAGGCAGGAGGGGTATTTCTTACGATATAGATGCCCTTATTAAAATAATAATCGCCGTAGGCAAGATTATCTCAAGCGGATTTATCGAGGAGATAGATTTAAACCCTATCAGAATTTATAAGGAAGGTGCCATTATCCTCGATGCAAAGACGAAGGCAAAAAGGAATCGATACTGA
- a CDS encoding ATP-binding cassette domain-containing protein has product MRLNLRVSDIHKAYNGAPVLSGCSFSFDDSGIYVLMGQNGSGKSTFLRICSLIEAPDRGEVNYFSGTEMLKNNIGLKRRITLVLPNVGVFNSSVFKNIAYGLRIRGIEKQKIKEMVEVALEFVGLSHKRNHDALTLSSGETQRLGIARAMVIDPEILFLDEPTASVDEKNTQLIEEIILNMKGKTVVIATHDMAQAERLSDRILIIHSGRIS; this is encoded by the coding sequence TTGAGATTGAACTTACGGGTATCGGATATACATAAGGCATATAACGGAGCCCCTGTGCTTTCGGGTTGTTCCTTTTCCTTTGATGACAGTGGTATTTATGTCCTGATGGGACAAAACGGAAGTGGCAAGTCCACATTTCTTAGAATATGTAGCCTTATAGAAGCACCTGACAGAGGAGAGGTCAATTATTTCTCAGGCACAGAGATGCTTAAAAATAACATCGGACTAAAGCGAAGAATCACCCTCGTTCTTCCAAATGTTGGAGTTTTTAATAGTAGTGTTTTTAAGAATATAGCTTATGGTCTAAGGATAAGAGGAATAGAAAAACAGAAGATTAAAGAGATGGTCGAAGTCGCACTCGAATTCGTTGGCTTAAGCCATAAAAGAAATCATGATGCTCTCACCCTTTCCAGTGGCGAGACACAGAGGCTTGGCATCGCAAGGGCAATGGTTATAGACCCCGAGATACTTTTCCTCGATGAGCCTACAGCCTCTGTTGATGAGAAGAATACCCAACTGATAGAGGAGATAATACTGAATATGAAGGGTAAAACAGTGGTCATTGCCACTCATGATATGGCACAGGCTGAGAGGCTTTCCGACAGAATACTTATTATCCACAGCGGAAGGATTTCCTGA